The Thalassophryne amazonica chromosome 18, fThaAma1.1, whole genome shotgun sequence DNA window ACGAACATCCACAATGTAATGGCAGTTACAATTCCACCATTTCAGCTGGAATGTGCAGAAGGATTCACTCTCCGCCGCATTACCTGCTCCCGCCACGCTGCCGTGCTGGCAGTTTGGCGACACTGTGCGCACAGAGATGGTGGTGCAGTTGCTGAGGTCCATCACTGAGCCTGACGGCGCTGGTGGGGGTTGGGGCACAATTGGCGGCTGGCACTGAGCATGTGGTTGATGTTGGTCATGATGGAACTGGGAGGGGCTGGAGGGGATGCCGTTCTCAGACAGAAACTCTTCAAGGTCCATGTACTCCAACTGGAAAGTGTCTCCATCGTAGGGCAGCGTCTTGTCCCACAGGGTGGGGCCCAGGAAAGCTGACTGGGTGGCTCTGTGCTCCTCATTTAGCTTCTTCTCTTTCTCCTGCTCCTTGCTGAAAGCTACATTAGAACACAGAGAGCATATTTAAATCCACCTAAACAAAAGCACTATCACAGAATGTTTGTAAATGGTTTTAGATTTGTTAAATTccagaaaatgtattttaaaaacatCTACATGGTTTACTCTAAAGCAACTGCATTTTTTCTTTAGTTTTCAAGACCTTTCATTGCTCAACCAAGTGAACATCTTCAGGAAATCACAAGAAGTCCACTTGTTTCATCACAAACTTGGATATCTCAGACTGCAACCAAATGGTCACATTTTATAaccattttttttataataattGTATTATAATACAATTATTAataatgtaattcattattatcaggttgtcctaaaagttccctgaaaagccttcagttaattcaaaatgctgcagctagagtactgacagggactagaaggagagagcatatctcacccatattgccttctcttcattggcttcctgttaattctagaatagaattcaaaattcttcttcttacttataaggttttgaataatcaggtcccatcttatcttagggacctcatagtaccatatcaccccaatagagcgcttcgctctcagactgcaggcttacttgtagttgctagggtttgtaagagtagaatgggaggcagagccttcagctttcaggatcctctcctgtggaaccagctcccaattcagatcagggagacagacaccctctctacttttaagattaggcttaaaactttcctttttgctaaagcttatagttagggctggatcaggtgaccctgaaccatcccttagttatgctgctatagacttagactgttggggggttcccatgatgcactgagtgtttctttctctttttgctctgtatgcaccactctgcatttaatcattagtgattgatctctgctcccctccacagcatgtctttttcctggttctctccctcagccccaaccagtcccagcagaagactgcccctccctgagcctggttctgctggagctttcttcctgttaaaagggagtttttccttcccactgttgccaagtgcttgctcacagggggtcgttttgaccgttggggtttttccgtaattattgtatggccttgccttacaatataaagcgccttggggcaactgtttgttgtgatttggcgctatataaataaaattgatttgatttgatttttttgacAGTGTAAGTATGTTTTACATAAGGGACCTGCAAATGATTAGTGACCAACGTTTCCATCTTCAGATGTGCAATTTTCTGGTGATGCATTCATGAGGGCCAAGATAATTCAGGCTATTTGCATGACAACTCAGTCATACACAATTTTACAGTAGTCAAGAACTTTCCTCAGACTGGTCCGTGCGTGCTACCTTGTGGTCTGcgagtatattggtaaaatatagCATTTGAAATTAATATCCTATTCTAACTTAAAATTGATTCTCAGACTCTTAAAAAATGACTTCAAAGTGTAATAGATAGTGTAATACTCTTGTAATATCCTGTAGTGGTAAGCAGAGCTGTTGTTTTTGAAAACTTGGGGAGTTAAGTGGTCCACAAAATTTTTCAATTGGTTAAGTGGTCCTTTGTctaaaaaaagtttgaaaaacattgttctagcCAGAACCACAACATGTCTCATAACAGAGTTATTTTTCAGTTTGATGTTAAATTTTATCCACTGAATTTCAGACTGTGACTTAGCCCAAGACTTTTTAGTGCTGCTTCATAAAACCAGGCAAAGGGGTATACTGGTTTTTAAGTGGTTAAAGTAAAGAAACCGGCTTACACTGGTTTTTAAGTGGTTAAAGTAAAGAAGGTGGCTTACAATGATTTTAAGTGGTTAAATTAAAGAAACAGGTTTACACTGGTTTTAAGTGGTTAAATTAAAGAAACCAGTTTACATTGTTATGTGTTTGTTACAAGTGTTAAAGTAAAGACACTGGTTTACACTGGTTTTTAAGCAGCTAAAGTAAAGAAATTGGTTTTTAAGTGGTTAATGTAAAGAAACTGGTTTACACTGGTTTTTAAGTGGTTTACATTGTTTTTTTAAGTAGTTAAAGAAACTGGTTTACACTGGTTTTTAAGTGGTTAATGTAAAGAAACAGGTTCACACTGGTTTTAAGTGGTTTACACTGGTTTTTAAGTAGTTAAAGTAAAGAAACTGGTTTACACTGGTTTCTAAGTAGTTAACGTAAAGAAACTGGTTCACACTGGCTTTTAAGTGACTAAagtaaataaactggtttttaagTGGTTAATGTAAAGAAACTGGTTTACACTGGTTTTTCGTGgttacagagaaaaaaaactggTTTACTTTGGTTTCAAAGTGGTTTACACTGGTTTTAAAGTAATTAATGTAAAGAAACAGGTTTACAATGGTTATGGAGTACAGAAACCGGTTTACGCAGGTTTTTAAGTGATTAATGTAAAGAAACTGGTTCACACTGGCTTTTAAGTGACTAAagtaaataaactggtttttaagTGGTTAATGTAAAGAAACTGGTTTACACTGGTTTTCGTGGTTCCAGAGAAAAAAACTGGTTTACTTTGGTTTCAAAGTGGTTTATACTGGTTTTAAAGTAATTAATGTAAAGAAACTGGTTTACACTGGTTTTTAAGTGGTTAATGtaaagaaactgttttttcaGTGGTAACTGGGTTACACTGGTTTTTCAGTGGTTTCCACTGGTTTTAAGTGTTTAAAGTAAAGAAACTGGTTTTTAACTGACTAAAGTAAAGAAATGGCTTTTTCAGTGGTTAATGTAAAGAAACTGGGTTACACTGGTTTTTCACTGGTTTGTCAGTGGTTTACACTGGTTACAGTAAAGAAACAGGTTTACACTGATTTGTAAGTGGTTAAAGTAAAGAAACTGGTTTACACTGGTTTTTAAGTGGTTAATGTAAAGAAACAGGTTCACACTGGTTTTAAGTGGTTTACACTGGTTTTTAAGTAGTTAAAGAAACTGGTTTACACTGGTTTTTCACTGGTTTGTCAGTGGTTTACACTGGTTACAGTAAAGAAACAGGTTTACACTGATTTGTAAGTGGTTAAAGTAAAGAAACTGGCTTACACTGGTTTTTAAGTGACTGCAGTCTTAAACCACCTGGATTCCGGGGTGGTGACTGACTTGGTGACGTTTATTTGCCGACATGTTCTGAATGACAGGGTGTTTTTAGAGGTGGaaaactctggcttcagaaagtaaaggtccaccttcctaataaaccagctgattgtaattagttcaactcttccggcaggtggatgagctaattattgagatcacctgttttagttaAATAACACATGGGGGGGTcgtactttctgaagccggagttttccACTTCTcgtgttttttttaatggtttaatTGGGAACAGCAGATGAATGAAAGTCACAACTGAATCCGGTTTAAGTTCACCTTCGTGGAGCAGCGGGAGCTTCACGGGTCTCTCCAGCAGAGACTTCAGCACTCCTCCTGGTCCTCCTCCTggtcctcctgctgctcctggtCCTCCTCCGTGCGTAGCAGAAAAATTGCTGCTCATTACGAGTCTGCACATTTTCTCCATCACGGCTCGTGCACGgagaaaaagaataaaataaataaaataaaaaaaatccaccgAGCAGTTGACAGAGTCCTCAGAGCCACATGGAAGAAAACCGTCCGAGAGACGATCATCGATCATCGATCCATGTGTGAGGACAGACGTTTGATGACGTCAAACTGCGAGCCAAACAATGGCTCCCCTacacaaactctctctctctctctctctctctctctctctctctctctctctctctctctctctctctctctctctctcgctctctgcttccgttagggggcgccacagcaaatcatctgtctccatctcaccctgtcctctgcatcttcctctgtcacatcaaccacctgcatgtcctccctcagcacgtccataaacctcctctttgacctccttcttcttctcccgcctggtggctccatcctcagcatccttctctctacatACCCTGTGCCCCTCCTCTGCTCATGTCTAAacaatctcagtctcacctctctttgtctccaaaccatcctaccTGTGTTGTCCCTCTAATGTGTCCATTCCTAATCctaaatcacagcatcttcagctctgccaccaatTCCTCATGTTTATGtttgtgccaccgtctctaagctgtacaacatagctggtctcactactgtcttgtaaactttccccttcactcttgctgatattcttcagtcacaaatcactcatgccacctttctccacccactccaccctggctACACTCTCTTATTCGCCTCTCTATCACATTTTTCATTTCTTTGGAtagctgaccccaagtatttaaattcaCCTTATCCCCCTCTACTCCTTGAAACCatgctattccactgggctccctatcATTTACACAAATACTCGGTCTTGGAACTACTTTAATTTACTTTCTCTCCAGAACAGATCTCCATCTCTCCATGCTCAtcacaacctgctctctactcacactacagatcacaatgtcatctgcattgtccatggggactCATGTTTGATCttgtccatcaacctgtccatcaccactgcaaacaagaaaggtctCAGATCTGATCCTTGATATAATGCCACCTACACTTTGAAAACATCTGTCAGTCCTACtggacatctcaccgctgtcgcactgcccttgtacatatcctgcacctccTTCGCATACTTCTTTACCACTCCAGACATCCAGACTTTTATTACACAATCTGGtcaaaaactccactgccatctctcctaaacatttccatgcttccacttgactaactgcctttccattcttcatcctcttcataggcatcctcacttcatccttactcatCTCTCGTACTTGTTGATTTACTCCTTCCACATCATCcaaccttctctctctctcattttcttcattcatcagctcctcaaaatactccctctaccttctcaacagactctccttgcttgtcagcactTTGCCATCTGCATTCTTTATCACCCTAATGTGCTGTACATCATTTCCAATTCAGTCCCTTTGACTGGCCAGTCGGTACAAGCTCTTTCCTCCTTCTTTAGTGTTTAATTTCATGTACAGCTTGCTATATCCCTTTTCCTTAACCTTTGCCACCTCTCTATTTTGCCTtgcaccacatctccttgtactcctgtttaCTTTCATCATCCCAagtcttttttgccaacctcgtcctccttatactttcctgaatatcttcattccaccatcaaGTCTCCCTGTCTCCAGATGTTACACCCAGTACCTTCATAActgtcctacaaaccaccatttgATGCTGTCCAGCTACATCACCCTCTGCTCCTCCTTTTTCTGAAAGTAAGTATTCACCACAGTCATTTCCATTCTTTAAATAGGTCcatgctcatatatatatatatatatatatatatatatatatatatatatatatatatatatatatatatatatatatatatatatatatatatatatatatatatatatatatatatatatatataactatttCTCTCTGTTTCCTGTCagccaaacatccatccatcttctcaaCCCGCTTAGATAAGGGTTACAGGGAGGGGTTCaaacctatcccagtggtcactgggtgagaggtggggttgaCCCTGGTCAGGACattaggacaccagtctgtctcaggggCCAACATAtatagaaagacagacagacacatccaCATGGTCCATCCCACTGATGGTCAGTTTAGAGTCTCCCATTCccttaatctgcatgtctttggaagtgggaggaagttggagcaGGATACCTCAAAAAGTAAcagatggattttgatgaaatttggtgagcagatacaCTACGTTCTGGGAAGTAAATGactcagttttggaggtgatcaggaatatattctggaactgaatAATATTTGGTACATAGCAATCTTTAACTTAAAAAGTGGGGAGAGGATGCTGATGAAATGTGGTAAGCAGATGGATAATCTACACAAGGGATATTATTTCAAATTACATCTGGAATATATTTTGCATCCAGAATAAATTTTAAGCAATATGTGGCCTTGGCAAAGacatgcactctctgagtgccttgtagttattattattattattattattattattattattattattattattattattattattattattattgttattgttatcatTGTTGTTGTTAAATTATTTTGATTTGGCATTTTGGGTATTACTTTTACCTGAAATAGAAATCATTACAAATAttaaattgtttatttatttttacttaaacATGACCTGCAGTCATTAAAAAgtataatttattcatttttgtttgtatttatgaatttagatttatttttcaattacattatttttacaATCTGAAATGTAATCTGTCAGTGTTGACAGTActatttgttgttttttcaggGTGCTGTACATCTTAAAAGTATTAATTTATCTTTAACTTGACAGAAAAACTGCAAAATGACGAAAACAACAGTTCTTACATTTTATGAATTTGTCACATCACAGCTTTCAGACTAAATCTACTTTTTTTGCGCTTTGATTTGCCTTCAGTGATTTGGTCCCCCATACGCACACGACACGCACACGCACAGCCTGACAGCCTATTGAAAGGAGTGTTCGGTCACATGACGTGGCGGGACTGACCTACTTTTATCCAGTGAGAAGCCACTGTGTGTCTGTCTCCTCCCTCCTCCTCCCTACTGCGTGATCACGTTGAATCTCATGTGTTCAGGACGTGAGAAAAACAAACCTGTGAGAGGACAGCAGCCAGAGGGAGACAGGAGAGTCGGGGGAGACGAGGGGAGTCAAGGGGAGACAGGAGAGTCGAGAGGAGACAAGAGGGAAGTCAAGGGGAGACAGGAGAGTCAGGGGGAGACAAGAGGGGAGTCAAGGGGAGACACGAGAGTCGAGGGGAGACAAGAGGGGAGTCAAGGGGAGACACAAGAGTCGAGGGGAGACAAGAGGGGAGTCAAGGGGAGACAGGAGAGTCGAGGGGAGACAAGAGGGAAGTCAAGGGGAGACAGGAGAGTCGAGGGGAGACAAGAGGGAAGTCAAGGGGAGACAGGAGAGTCAGGGGGAGACAAGAGGGGAGTCGAGGGGAGACAGGAGAGTCGAGGGGAGACAAGAGGGAAGTCAAGGGGAGACAGGAGAGTCGAGGGGAGACAAGAGGGAAGTCAAGAGGAGATTCAAGGGGAAACATGAGAGAAGTCAAGGAGATACAGGAGCGGAGACAGTAGGGGAGTCAAGGGGAAATATGAGGGAAGTCAGGAGGGGAGGGAAGTCAAGGAGAGACAGGAGGGGAGTCATGAAGAGACAGGAGTGGGGTCAAGGAGAGATAGGAGGGGAGTCAAGAGGAGATAGTAGAGGAGTCAAGTGGGGAGTCAATGGGAGAAAGGAGGGAAGTCACAAGGGGAGTCAAGGGGAGACAGGAGGGAAGTCAACTGGGGATTCACGGGGAGATCTGAGGGAAGTCAAGAGGGGATTCAAGGGAAAATATGAGAGAAATCAAGGGGAGACAGGAGGGGAGTCAAAAAGAGACAGGAGGGGAGTCAAGAGGAGACAGGAGAGGAGTCAAGTGGGGAGTCAATGGGAGATAGGAGGGAAGTCAAGTGGGGATTCAAGCGGAGGCAGGAGGGAAGTCAAGAGGAGATTCAAGGGGAAACATGAGAGAAGTCAAGGGGAGACAGGAGGGGAGTCAAGAGGAGACAGGAGAGAAGTCAAGTGGGGATTCAAGGGGAGATAGGAGGGACGTCAAGAGGGGATTCAGAGGAAACATGAGAGAAGTCAAGGGGAGACAGGAGGGGAGTCAAAGGGAGATGAGGGGAGTCAAGTGGGGATTCAAGGGGAGATAGGAGAGAAGTTAAGAGGGGATTCAAGGGAAAACATGAGGGAAGTCAATGGGAGACAGGAGGGGAGTCAATGGGAGACAAGAGGGGAGCCACAGGGAGACAGGAGAGGAGTCAAGGGGAGACTGGAGGGGAGTCAAGGGGAGACAAGAGGGGAGACAAGAGGGGATTTATGTGGAGACTGAAGGGGAGTCAAGGGGAAACAGGAGGGGAGAGAAAGGGGAATCAGTGGGAAACAGGATGATAGTCAAGAGGGGATTCAAGGGGAAACATGAAGGAAGTCAAGGGGAGACAAGAGGGGAGCCACAGGGAGACAGGAGGGAAGTCAAGGGGAGACTAAAGTGGAGTCAAGGGGAGACAAGAGGGCAGACAAAGGGAGAATCAAGGGGAGACAGGAAGAGAGACAAAGGGGGAATCAAGGGGAGACAGGGGGAGTCAAAGAGAGACAGGATGGGAATTAAGGGGAGAGAGGAGGGAAGTCAAGGAGATACAGGAGGGGAGACAAGAGGGGAGTTTATGGGAGACTGAAGGGGAGTCAAGGGGAAACAGGAGGGGAGAGAAAGGGGGAATCAACGGGAGACAGGAAGAGAGACAAAGGGGGAATCAAGGGGAGACAGGGGGAGTCAAAGAGAGACAGGATGGGAATTAAGGGGAGAGAAGAGGGAAGTCAAGGAGATACAGGAGGGGAGACAAGAGGGGAGTTTATGGGAGACTGAAGGGGAGTCAAGGGGAAACAGGAGGGGAGAGAAAGGGGGAATCAACGGGAGACAGGAGGGGAGTCAAGGGGGACATGAGAGAAATTAAGGGGAAAGAAGAGGGAAGTCAAGGGGATGCAGGAGGGGAGACAGGAGTCAAGGGGAGACAATAGTGGAATCAAGGGGAGACAGGAGGGGAGCATCATAGCATTTTATTTAATGTGTTCACATTCCTTAAATCATAATAGAAAAATATTTTCCACAAAGTatcaagtagagaagcttgactctttgactggactgggttgcttgtagTAGTAAAGTACCAACACTGTTAAATTATCTTTCCATTCAGTATTTTGctgttacccataatgcaatctGATGCTCATGATTTCCACTGCACAGGTGCGTGGAATCATTGGAAGCATCGCTGTTTGAGTAATTTTTGCCCCCCCTTGATCATCaaatagacacacccctttatgtgAATTGTTCTTTGTCATCCTGGGGGGAGAAAAACAAATATGTTTGCAGCAGTCTGTTTGTTCTTTTTGAGTGTTCAAGCTAAAAACACACTGCACAAGTCATTGATGATTGCAGTATGCAGTTTTGGAGATTTTATGACATATCCCCTGAAAGGTATCTTCATAGTTGCACTGAAAAACTAAATCTGTGTATGCCACAACAGGGAAACAAGTGCAAACTGTAACTCTTCCAATAATTCCACATGCATGTTGTTTGGCGCCTCACCACACTGCATTGTGGGTAATGTGGAAAAAAGTAACAAACTATTCATTAGATGATTTGTGcacatttaaatatttacatgagCTGCACATATTGACTTTAGCGCCATGTTTTTAAGTACATGCTAACATGCTAACTTTTGAAAGTAAACTGACTAAAATCGAGGCGCGTAATTGCTTTTATTTGAtaaatttgttttttattaaatgtTAAATAATTTCATGAACAGATAAATGCAATTGAGTGGTGAAGACTGAATAGTACTAATAGCAAGCTAGCTGCATCAGAAAGGCTAACTTAGCTAATTAACAGAAAGTTGCTTCACCAGAGAGCTTGTTTCATTGTTTGGGGTAACAACCAATCAAGAACAAACTGACGTCACTGCTAAAATAAAATTGCCTGATATGAAAATATGATTTGAGTCAAGCTTTACATGCGTGATGAGTGTTTCAGCTGGTGGATATTTATAGCGTTACTGCTCAATGGAAAATCAATGCTAGGAGCCCGAGGTGGGGAACATCGGCTCATTCCTCTCACGCACGCGCTTTAAAAACGACATGTAATCATCAAATGATTTCTACAGCAACATCAAGTCTTTACTTCAATGCAGGTTTTACAGAACTAAACAACGTATCATTATTTAGTGAGAAAAGATTCAACACCGATCACATCAGACATCAAATAATTATTTGGATTTTTGGGTATTTTACTTTTTGGTGCTGAAAGGAAAACTGCAACAGCAGATGCTGTCATTCTCCATGCTGATATCATTTATTttggctaaaaaacaaaacaacatacaACACTAAATATGAATAGTTGCTCTGACATTATCATGCTAATCACTGTAGCACGCCTGCTCATGGCGCATTAGAACCAAAATAACTGAATACCTGTTAGCTGCATCAGACTCTGGAGTTTGCTTTATTTGTGTCAGAGAAACAGAACTTGTGGGGACAAATTAGCTTGAATGTTGAATCCATTTTTCTGTTACAGCTAGCTGAATGCCTTAGCGATAACAACAACATCGAGTCTTGTTGGTGAAGGTTTTGCTGGTCTACATGTCTGTCTCCAGGCTGGGCCTGAGGTCTGACTTGTCGTCCCCGTCGCTGTCCGGCACTAGACTCTGTGAAGGCAGGGGAGGACTCGGCTCAATGACGCTTGACACAGGAAGACTCCATGACGTCGTCTGAGTCATGTGACTGCAacaggtcaaaacacaaacgtggTCAAACGTACGAACACATTGACAAAACATTCCACAAATTCACGTTAGATTTAAGTCACAGTTTTGTAGAAAAGATTGTATAAtcacagtaaacttttaaagtggtGTTTTGGTAATAACACATTCCTGGAAACACAACGCTGACCATCCAGTGCTGATTCTGTTCGTGACTAATCTGACATACTTGATGTAGTACTTTACGCCGTCCATAGTGTAGGCCTCCTCCCAACCATATGGCAAGCCTATAGAGACAAAAACATTCATCAGTAATCAACAGGACATTAACTGATGCCTACTTCCTTAACTGATTATTTCCTCAGGCTACTTATGTAGAAATTGAAAGGCATCAAAAGGCTGGTACATACCCTGCAATgcccaatttcaatttcagttcaattaaatttcaatttatttcatttatatagcaccaaatcacaacaaagttgcctcaaggcgcttcacacaagtaaggtctaaccttaccaacccccagagcaagcatgcaggtgacagtggtaaggaaaaactccctctgttgatttgaggaagaaacctcaagcagaccagactcaaaggggtgaccctctgcttgggccatgctaccgacacaattgacaaaatgaatatacatacaggaaattttggtatCAAGTGATAAGATGAGATTATCAGAATTATGACAAAGAGGCAGAATGTGATAACTATGAtattgtcgtaattatgagaCATAAAGGTGGAAAAAAATGATAATTATAATAAGAC harbors:
- the hlfb gene encoding HLF transcription factor, PAR bZIP family member b — its product is MEKMCRLVMSSNFSATHGGGPGAAGGPGGGPGGVLKSLLERPVKLPLLHEAFSKEQEKEKKLNEEHRATQSAFLGPTLWDKTLPYDGDTFQLEYMDLEEFLSENGIPSSPSQFHHDQHQPHAQCQPPIVPQPPPAPSGSVMDLSNCTTISVRTVSPNCQHGSVAGAGLQSRNTPSPIDPDSIQVPVSYEPDPADLELSSVPGQEMFDPRKRRFTAEELKPQPMIKKARKVFIPEDLKDDKYWARRRKNNLAAKRSRDARRLKENQIAIRAGFLEKENSALRQEVADLRKELGQAKNILANYESAVKTHPQTHTHLHRDTLSH